A genomic window from Massilia sp. METH4 includes:
- the rpsQ gene encoding 30S ribosomal protein S17 — translation MNEPVKQSLKRTLIGKVVSDKMDKTVTVLIERHVKHPLYGKIIVRSAKYHAHDETNQVKTGDTVEIAEGRPISKTKAWTVTRVVQAAQIV, via the coding sequence ATGAACGAACCAGTGAAACAGTCGCTCAAGCGCACGCTGATCGGTAAAGTGGTGTCCGACAAGATGGACAAGACCGTTACCGTGCTGATCGAGCGTCACGTCAAGCACCCTCTGTACGGCAAGATCATCGTGCGTTCGGCGAAATACCACGCACATGACGAAACCAACCAGGTCAAGACCGGCGATACGGTCGAGATCGCGGAAGGTCGTCCGATCTCGAAGACGAAGGCGTGGACGGTGACCCGTGTAGTGCAAGCTGCACAAATCGTCTAA
- the secY gene encoding preprotein translocase subunit SecY, translating into MATNPQLAKSAAAGFPWNRLWFLLGALVVYRIGAHVPVPGIDPVQLAALFKSQEGGLLGMFNMFSGGALSRFTVFALGIMPYISASIIMQLLSIVSPQMEALKKEGEAGRRKITQYTRYATVGLALFQAFGISVALEAQPGLVIDPGMAFRFTTVVTLLTGTMFLMWLGEQITERGLGNGISIIIFAGIAAGLPSAMGSLFTQVSTGAISAISAIIIVILVAAVTYVVVFVERGQRKILVNYAKRQVGNKIYGGQTSHLPLKLNMAGVIPPIFASSIILFPATIVDWFARGADNSNPVVRFLKDLAASLSPGEPIHALLYAVAIVFFCFFYTALVFNSKETADNLKKSGAFVPGIRPGEQTARYIDKILTRLTLAGAVYITLVCLLPEFMQAQWKVSFVFGGTSLLIIVVVTMDFMAQVQNYVMSQQYDSLLRKANFKGGVPTR; encoded by the coding sequence TTGGCGACTAATCCGCAGCTTGCTAAAAGTGCCGCAGCCGGTTTCCCTTGGAACCGTCTGTGGTTTTTGCTGGGCGCTCTGGTAGTCTACCGCATCGGGGCACACGTCCCGGTGCCGGGGATCGACCCGGTACAGCTGGCCGCACTGTTCAAGTCGCAAGAGGGCGGCCTGCTGGGCATGTTCAACATGTTCTCCGGCGGCGCCCTGTCGCGCTTCACGGTGTTTGCGCTGGGCATCATGCCCTACATCTCGGCCTCGATCATCATGCAGTTGCTGTCGATCGTGTCCCCGCAGATGGAAGCGCTGAAGAAGGAAGGGGAAGCTGGCCGTCGCAAGATCACCCAGTACACCCGTTACGCCACCGTCGGTCTGGCATTGTTCCAGGCATTCGGCATCTCCGTCGCGCTGGAAGCCCAGCCCGGCCTGGTGATCGATCCCGGCATGGCCTTCCGCTTCACCACCGTGGTCACGCTGCTGACCGGCACCATGTTCCTGATGTGGCTGGGGGAGCAGATTACCGAGCGCGGTCTCGGTAACGGCATCTCCATCATCATCTTTGCCGGTATCGCCGCAGGTTTGCCGAGCGCCATGGGTAGTCTGTTCACCCAGGTGTCGACCGGCGCGATCAGCGCGATCTCCGCCATCATCATCGTGATCCTGGTTGCAGCAGTGACCTATGTCGTGGTGTTCGTGGAACGTGGCCAGCGCAAGATCCTGGTGAACTATGCCAAACGTCAGGTCGGTAACAAGATCTACGGTGGGCAGACCAGTCACCTGCCGCTGAAGCTGAACATGGCAGGCGTGATTCCGCCGATCTTCGCTTCGTCGATCATCTTGTTCCCGGCCACCATCGTGGACTGGTTCGCACGTGGCGCGGACAACAGCAACCCTGTTGTGCGCTTCCTGAAAGACCTGGCTGCATCGCTGAGCCCAGGTGAGCCGATCCATGCGTTGCTGTATGCCGTGGCGATCGTGTTCTTCTGCTTCTTCTACACCGCACTGGTGTTCAACAGCAAGGAGACCGCGGACAACTTGAAGAAGAGCGGGGCCTTTGTGCCAGGGATTCGTCCCGGTGAGCAGACTGCCCGCTACATCGACAAGATCCTGACCCGATTGACCCTGGCTGGCGCCGTCTACATCACCCTGGTGTGCCTGTTGCCGGAGTTTATGCAAGCCCAGTGGAAAGTGTCCTTCGTCTTCGGCGGCACGTCCCTGCTGATCATCGTGGTCGTGACCATGGACTTCATGGCCCAGGTCCAGAACTACGTGATGTCGCAGCAATACGATTCGCTGCTGCGTAAGGCGAACTTCAAGGGCGGCGTTCCGACCCGCTAA
- the rplF gene encoding 50S ribosomal protein L6, whose amino-acid sequence MSRVAKMPIAVPAGAEVAISAQAITVKGPLGTLTQSLNGLVKVENNNGTLTFDVINDSRESNAMSGTLRALVNNMVTGVTKGFEKKLSLVGVGYKAQAQGDKVNLSLGFSHPVVHTMPAGVTVATPTPTEVVIKGVDRQQVGQVAAEIRAYRSPEPYKGKGVRYVDEVVKIKETKKK is encoded by the coding sequence ATGTCTCGAGTAGCTAAAATGCCGATCGCAGTGCCGGCTGGCGCCGAAGTCGCCATCTCCGCACAAGCGATCACCGTCAAGGGCCCGCTGGGCACCCTGACCCAGAGCCTGAACGGCCTGGTCAAAGTGGAAAACAACAACGGCACGCTGACGTTCGACGTGATCAACGACAGCCGCGAGTCCAACGCGATGTCGGGCACGCTGCGCGCACTGGTCAACAACATGGTGACCGGCGTGACGAAGGGCTTCGAGAAGAAGCTGTCGCTGGTGGGCGTGGGCTACAAGGCCCAGGCACAAGGCGACAAGGTCAACCTGTCGCTGGGCTTCTCCCACCCTGTCGTGCACACGATGCCGGCTGGTGTCACCGTCGCAACCCCGACCCCGACTGAAGTCGTGATCAAGGGTGTGGACCGCCAGCAGGTGGGCCAGGTGGCCGCCGAAATCCGTGCTTACCGCTCCCCTGAGCCTTACAAGGGCAAGGGCGTCCGCTATGTGGACGAAGTGGTGAAGATCAAAGAAACCAAGAAGAAGTAA
- the rpsH gene encoding 30S ribosomal protein S8: MSMSDPIADMLTRIRNAQGVKKTTVAMPSSKVKVAIAAVLKDEGYIEDFAVSSNEGKAELQIGLKYYTGRPVIERLERVSRPGLRVYKGKDEIPTVMNGLGVAIVSTPQGVMTDRKARATGVGGEVICFVA, encoded by the coding sequence ATGAGTATGAGCGATCCTATCGCCGATATGCTGACCCGTATCCGCAATGCACAGGGTGTGAAGAAGACCACCGTTGCAATGCCGTCGTCGAAAGTCAAAGTGGCGATCGCCGCCGTCCTGAAGGACGAGGGCTACATCGAAGATTTCGCAGTGTCCTCCAACGAAGGCAAAGCGGAACTGCAAATCGGTTTGAAGTACTACACCGGCCGTCCTGTCATCGAGCGCCTCGAGCGCGTGTCCCGTCCGGGCCTGCGCGTGTACAAGGGCAAGGATGAAATCCCGACCGTGATGAACGGCCTGGGCGTGGCCATCGTGTCGACTCCGCAAGGCGTCATGACCGACCGCAAAGCGCGCGCTACCGGCGTCGGTGGCGAAGTCATCTGCTTCGTGGCTTAA
- the rplE gene encoding 50S ribosomal protein L5, whose translation MARLQQLYKDKVVTELTEKFGYKSVMEVPRLTKITLNMGLSEAVADKKVIEHAVGDLTKIAGQKPVITKARKAIAGFKIREGYPIGTMVTLRGARMYEFLDRFITVALPRVRDFRGVSGRSFDGRGNYNIGVKEQIIFPEIEYDKIDALRGMNISITTTAKTDDEAKALLAAFKFPFRN comes from the coding sequence ATGGCCCGTCTGCAACAACTGTACAAAGACAAGGTCGTTACCGAGCTGACCGAGAAATTCGGCTACAAGTCGGTAATGGAAGTGCCGCGCCTGACGAAGATCACCCTGAACATGGGTCTCTCCGAAGCCGTGGCCGACAAGAAAGTGATCGAGCACGCCGTGGGCGACCTGACGAAGATCGCCGGCCAGAAGCCAGTGATCACGAAGGCACGCAAGGCAATCGCAGGTTTCAAGATCCGCGAAGGCTACCCGATCGGTACGATGGTGACCCTGCGCGGCGCCCGTATGTACGAATTCCTGGACCGCTTCATCACCGTGGCTCTGCCGCGCGTGCGTGACTTCCGTGGGGTGTCCGGTCGCTCGTTCGATGGCCGTGGTAACTACAACATCGGCGTCAAAGAGCAGATCATCTTCCCGGAAATCGAGTACGACAAGATCGACGCGCTGCGTGGCATGAACATCTCGATCACCACGACCGCCAAGACCGACGACGAAGCGAAAGCTCTGCTCGCCGCATTCAAATTCCCGTTCAGGAACTAA
- the rpmD gene encoding 50S ribosomal protein L30 gives MTMSTIKVKLVKGLIGTRQDHRATVRGLGLRRVNSVSELQDTPSVRGMINKVAYLVKVVS, from the coding sequence ATGACCATGAGCACTATCAAAGTCAAACTGGTGAAGGGCCTGATCGGCACCCGCCAAGACCACCGCGCCACCGTGCGTGGCCTGGGTCTGCGCCGTGTCAACTCGGTTTCCGAGCTGCAGGACACGCCATCGGTACGCGGCATGATCAATAAGGTCGCCTACCTCGTCAAAGTCGTGTCCTAA
- the rplN gene encoding 50S ribosomal protein L14: protein MIQTESRLEVADNTGAKEVMCIKVLGGSKRRYAGIGDVIKVTVKQAQPRGRVKKGEIYNAVVVRTAKGVRRQDGSLVKFDGNAAVLLNSKLEPIGTRIFGPVTRELRTEKFMKIVSLAPEVL from the coding sequence ATGATTCAAACTGAAAGCCGGCTCGAGGTAGCCGACAACACCGGTGCGAAAGAAGTCATGTGCATCAAGGTGTTGGGCGGTTCCAAGCGCCGTTACGCTGGCATCGGCGACGTGATCAAGGTCACGGTTAAACAGGCACAGCCGCGCGGCCGTGTCAAAAAAGGTGAAATTTATAACGCCGTGGTTGTGCGCACCGCTAAGGGTGTGCGTCGCCAGGACGGTTCCCTGGTCAAGTTCGACGGCAACGCCGCCGTTCTGCTGAACTCCAAGCTGGAACCGATCGGTACCCGTATCTTTGGCCCGGTGACGCGCGAACTGCGCACCGAGAAGTTCATGAAGATCGTGTCCCTGGCACCGGAAGTCCTGTAA
- the rplR gene encoding 50S ribosomal protein L18 has translation MDKKQSRLRRGRQTRIKIAQLKVNRLSVHRTNLHIYANLISPDAKVLVSASTVEAEVRAELAGKSGKGGNAAAAALVGKRVAEKAIKAGITEVAFDRSGFRYHGRVKALADAAREAGLKF, from the coding sequence ATGGATAAAAAGCAATCTCGTCTGCGCCGCGGACGTCAAACCCGCATCAAGATCGCGCAATTGAAAGTGAACCGCCTGTCGGTCCACCGCACCAACCTGCACATTTACGCGAACCTGATCAGCCCGGACGCTAAAGTTCTGGTTTCGGCGTCGACCGTGGAAGCAGAAGTTCGCGCCGAACTGGCCGGCAAGTCGGGCAAGGGCGGCAACGCCGCTGCCGCTGCCCTGGTTGGTAAGCGCGTCGCCGAAAAGGCAATCAAGGCAGGTATCACCGAAGTAGCGTTCGACCGCTCCGGTTTCCGTTACCACGGCCGTGTGAAGGCGCTGGCTGATGCCGCGCGTGAAGCCGGTCTGAAGTTCTAA
- the rplO gene encoding 50S ribosomal protein L15, which produces MELNTIQPAEGAKHAKRRVGRGIGSGLGKTAGRGHKGQKSRSGGFHKVGFEGGQMPLQRRLPKRGFKSLNATFKAEVRLSDLNALAVSEVDLLVLKQAGVLNVLARDVRVIASGEITKAVSIKGLKVTAGAKAAIEAAGGSVA; this is translated from the coding sequence ATGGAATTGAATACCATTCAACCAGCCGAAGGCGCGAAACACGCCAAGCGTCGCGTTGGCCGCGGTATCGGCTCCGGCCTGGGCAAGACTGCCGGCCGTGGTCACAAGGGTCAGAAATCGCGTTCGGGCGGCTTCCACAAGGTCGGCTTCGAAGGCGGCCAGATGCCCCTGCAGCGCCGTCTGCCGAAGCGTGGCTTCAAATCGCTGAACGCAACCTTCAAGGCTGAAGTTCGCCTGTCCGACCTGAACGCTCTGGCCGTGTCCGAAGTGGACCTGCTGGTGCTGAAGCAGGCCGGCGTGCTGAACGTGCTGGCACGCGACGTGCGTGTGATCGCTTCCGGCGAAATCACCAAGGCAGTGTCCATCAAGGGCCTGAAAGTGACCGCCGGCGCGAAAGCGGCCATCGAAGCGGCTGGCGGCTCGGTAGCCTGA
- the rpsE gene encoding 30S ribosomal protein S5, translating into MAKMQAKMQSDKPDDGMREKMIAINRVTKVVKGGRIMGFAALTVVGDGDGRIGMGKGKSKEVPVGVQKAMEEARRNLIKVPLKNGTLQHSVTGQHGASRVMMSPAKPGTGVIAGGAMRAIFEVMGVTDVVAKSTGSNNPYNLVRATLDGLSKMSTPAEIAAKRGKSVEDILA; encoded by the coding sequence ATGGCAAAAATGCAAGCAAAAATGCAAAGCGACAAGCCGGATGACGGCATGCGCGAAAAAATGATCGCGATCAACCGCGTGACCAAAGTGGTCAAGGGTGGTCGCATCATGGGCTTCGCGGCGCTGACCGTGGTCGGTGACGGCGATGGCCGCATCGGCATGGGCAAGGGTAAGTCGAAGGAAGTCCCGGTCGGTGTGCAGAAGGCAATGGAAGAAGCCCGCCGCAACCTGATCAAGGTTCCCCTGAAGAACGGTACGCTGCAGCACTCGGTGACCGGCCAGCACGGCGCCTCGCGCGTCATGATGTCCCCGGCCAAGCCTGGTACCGGCGTGATCGCCGGTGGCGCAATGCGCGCTATCTTCGAGGTGATGGGCGTGACGGACGTGGTGGCGAAATCCACCGGTTCGAACAACCCGTACAACCTGGTGCGCGCCACCCTGGACGGCCTGTCGAAAATGAGCACTCCTGCCGAGATCGCTGCGAAACGCGGCAAGTCGGTAGAAGACATCCTGGCTTAA
- the rplX gene encoding 50S ribosomal protein L24 has product MDKIRKNDEVVVLTGKDKGKRGVVTQRVDAEHVVVEGVNVAKKAVKPNPMTGVTGGIVDKTMPIHVSNVALFNAATGKADRVGFKEVDGKKVRVFKSSGEVVKG; this is encoded by the coding sequence ATGGATAAGATTCGCAAAAACGACGAAGTCGTCGTCCTGACCGGTAAGGACAAGGGCAAGCGCGGCGTAGTGACCCAGCGTGTAGACGCTGAGCACGTCGTGGTGGAAGGCGTGAACGTGGCCAAGAAGGCCGTCAAGCCGAACCCGATGACGGGCGTAACTGGTGGCATCGTCGACAAGACCATGCCGATTCACGTGTCCAACGTTGCTCTGTTCAACGCTGCGACCGGCAAGGCCGATCGCGTGGGCTTCAAGGAAGTGGACGGTAAAAAAGTCCGCGTCTTCAAGTCCTCCGGCGAAGTAGTGAAAGGGTAA
- the rplP gene encoding 50S ribosomal protein L16 — translation MLQPSRRKYRKEQKGRNTGISHTRGTAVSFGEFGLKAVARGRITARQIEAARRAMTRHIKRGGRIWIRVFPDKPISNKPAEVRMGNGKGNPEYYVAEIQPGKVLYEMDGVAEELAREAFRLAAAKLPLATTFVVRQVGQ, via the coding sequence ATGCTGCAACCATCTCGCAGGAAATATCGTAAAGAGCAGAAAGGCCGTAACACCGGTATTTCGCATACGCGCGGCACCGCCGTGTCGTTCGGCGAATTCGGTCTGAAGGCCGTGGCACGTGGTCGTATCACCGCGCGCCAGATCGAGGCTGCTCGTCGTGCCATGACCCGTCACATCAAGCGTGGCGGCCGTATCTGGATCCGTGTCTTCCCGGACAAGCCGATTTCGAACAAGCCGGCTGAAGTCCGTATGGGTAACGGTAAGGGTAACCCGGAGTACTACGTGGCTGAAATCCAGCCGGGTAAAGTGCTGTACGAAATGGACGGCGTGGCCGAAGAACTGGCACGCGAAGCGTTCCGCCTGGCTGCTGCCAAACTGCCGCTGGCTACCACCTTCGTGGTGCGCCAAGTCGGCCAATAA
- the rpmC gene encoding 50S ribosomal protein L29 — protein MKASELRGKDQAALQKELNDLLKAQFGLRMQSATQQLTNTSQLKKVRRDIARVKTVMNTKEAK, from the coding sequence ATGAAAGCATCTGAACTCCGCGGCAAAGACCAGGCAGCTCTGCAGAAAGAGCTGAACGACCTGCTGAAGGCACAGTTCGGCCTGCGTATGCAAAGCGCCACGCAACAGCTGACCAATACGTCGCAGCTGAAGAAGGTCCGCCGCGACATCGCACGCGTGAAAACGGTAATGAACACGAAGGAAGCCAAATGA
- the rpsN gene encoding 30S ribosomal protein S14, protein MAKLALINREQKRADLVEKFAAKRASLKAIIDDQSKSEEERYEARLKLQALPRNSAPTRQRNRCAITGRPRGTFRKFGLARTKLREFAMRGEIPGMTKASW, encoded by the coding sequence ATGGCAAAACTCGCACTGATTAACCGTGAACAGAAGCGCGCCGACCTGGTGGAGAAGTTCGCCGCCAAGCGCGCCTCGCTGAAAGCCATCATCGACGACCAGTCGAAGTCGGAAGAAGAGCGTTACGAAGCCCGTCTGAAACTGCAGGCGCTGCCGCGTAACTCCGCACCGACCCGCCAGCGTAACCGCTGCGCCATCACCGGCCGTCCACGTGGCACCTTCCGTAAATTCGGTCTGGCCCGCACCAAGCTCCGTGAATTCGCCATGCGTGGTGAAATCCCGGGTATGACCAAAGCCAGCTGGTAA